The following coding sequences are from one Muntiacus reevesi chromosome 17, mMunRee1.1, whole genome shotgun sequence window:
- the CLU gene encoding clusterin has product MKTLLLFVALLLSWESGRAISDKELQEMSTEGSKYVNKEIKNALKEVKQIKTQIEQTNEERKLLLSSLEEAKKKKEDALNDTRDSENKLKASQGVCNETMMALWEECKPCLKQTCMKFYARVCRSGSGLVGHQLEEFLNQSSPFYFWINGDRIDSLMENDRQQSHVMDVMEDSFTRASSIMDEFFPRRPQDTQYYSPFSSFPRGSLFFNPKSRFARNVMPFPLLEPINFHDVFQPFYDMIYQAQQAMDAHLRRSPYQFPMEEFTANNDRTVCKEIRHNSTGCLRMKDQCEKCQEILEVDCSTSDPSQTLLRQQLNASLQLAEKFSRLYDQLLQSYQQKMLNTSALLKQLNEQFTWVSQLANVTQGDDQYYLQVSTVNSHNSDPSIPSGLTKVVVKLFNSFPITVMVPQEVSSPHFMENVAEKALQQYRRKSLEE; this is encoded by the exons ATGAAGACTCTCCTGCTGTTCGTGGCGCTGCTGCTCAGCTGGGAGAGTGGCCGGGCAATCTCGGACAAAGAGCTCCAGG AAATGTCCACTGAGGGGAGTAAGTATgtgaataaagaaattaaaaatgcccTCAAGGAGGTGAAACAGATAAAGACCCAAATAGAACAAACCAATGAAGAGCGCAAATTACTGCTCAGCTCCCTAGAGGAagccaagaagaagaaagag GACGCCCTGAATGACACCAGGGATTCTGAAAACAAGCTGAAGGCGTCCCAGGGGGTGTGCAATGAGACCATGATGGCCCTCTGGGAGGAATGTAAGCCCTGCCTGAAACAGACCTGCATGAAGTTCTACGCGCGTGTGTGCAGAAGCGGCTCGGGACTGGTCGGCCATCAG CTCGAGGAATTCCTAAACCAGAGCTCCCCCTTCTACTTCTGGATCAACGGTGACCGCATTGACTCCCTGATGGAGAACGACCGGCAGCAGAGCCACGTGATGGACGTCATGGAGGACAGCTTCACCCGGGCGTCCAGCATCATGGACGAGTTCTTCCCCCGGAGGCCCCAGGACACTCAGTACTACTCCCCCTTCAGCTCGTTCCCGAGGGGGTCGCTCTTCTTCAATCCCAAGTCCCGCTTTGCCCGGAACGTGATGCCTTTCCCCTTGTTGGAACCCATCAACTTCCACGATGTGTTTCAGCCCTTCTACGACATGATCTACCAGGCCCAGCAGGCCATGGACGCCCACCTGCGCAGGTCTCCCTACCAATTCCCCATGGAGGAATTCACAG CAAACAACGACCGCACTGTGTGTAAGGAGATCCGCCACAACTCCACGGGATGCCTGCGGATGAAGGACCAGTGCGAGAAGTGCCAGGAGATCCTGGAAGTGG ACTGTTCGACCAGCGACCCGAGTCAGACGCTGCTGCGCCAGCAGCTGAACGCGTCCCTGCAGCTGGCGGAGAAGTTCAGCAGGCTCTACGACCAGCTGCTCCAGTCCTACCAGCAGAAGATGCTCAACACGTCGGCCCTGCTCAAGCAGCTGAACGAGCAGTTCACCTGGGTGTCCCAGCTGGCCAACGTCACGCAGGGCGACGACCAGTACTATCTGCAGGTCTCCACG GTGAATTCCCACAACTCCGACCCCAGCATCCCATCTGGCCTCACCAAGGTGGTCGTGAAACTCTTCAACTCCTTCCCCATCACGGTGATGGTCCCTCAGGAAGTCTCCAGTCCTCACTTCATGGAGAACGTGGCGGAGAAAGCGCTGCAGCAGTACCGCCGGAAGAGCCT GGAGGAGTAA